The Nicotiana tomentosiformis chromosome 9, ASM39032v3, whole genome shotgun sequence genome contains the following window.
acaAACAGAAACCGTTCACGAATATTCTACTCGGTGGAGATCTGAAGCCGCGGAAGTAAGACCAGCGcttaaagaagaaaaaatgattaagttgttcgtcagagctcaagactcgcagtactatgaaaggctgatggttattgaaaaccatatatTCTATGACATCATCAAGCTGGGAGATaaaatagaagaagggatcaataGTGGAATGGTGACGAATTTCGAAGCATTATAGGCCACGAATAAAGCCTTGCAGTCAGTAGGTAtctcgaagaagaaagaagtgggtgctaTAATGGTTGCCTAACCTTCACCCTCTA
Protein-coding sequences here:
- the LOC138899181 gene encoding uncharacterized protein, whose amino-acid sequence is MASDFMDRFRFNTENAPGIFYIQNLKKKQTETVHEYSTRWRSEAAEVRPALKEEKMIKLFVRAQDSQYYERLMVIENHIFYDIIKLGDKIEEGINSGMVTNFEAL